Proteins from one Mycobacterium sp. EPa45 genomic window:
- a CDS encoding septum formation family protein has translation MLQLSEHEDVTPELPEPGAPRRTFLGTFQATSTRRALLLTALGGLLIAGVVTALPIGYNNRLAGYAGSDPLSGAKGTAAFANAKSGSCLTWPDKSPDAATIVDCKGDHKFEVAESVDMRTYPGTEYGPNAAPPSAARIQQISLEQCQPAVERYLGTKFDPNSKFSVSMLWSGDKAWKQDGERRMLCGLQLPGTDNQQTAFKGRVAEIDQSKVWPAGTCLGIDPPTNQPNDIPVDCGAPHAMEVTGAVNLAEKFSGGLPSDAEQDAYIKDSCTRMTDAYLAPLQLRSTTLTLIYSTIALPSWTAGSHQVACSIGATLGNGGWATLINPAKGALLINGMPPIPPPDIPQERLSLPSIPLMPDVPTTQYSPSTTDSSSSGSSQSTQSTQTQHLPQQQTQAPTSTAAPTTAAAVPPPTDGNVVNGEPVPAGPPAPAPGAPPMDGPPPAAGPPPGPADAPVPPPA, from the coding sequence ATGCTGCAGTTATCCGAGCACGAGGACGTGACGCCTGAGCTGCCCGAACCGGGCGCGCCGAGGCGAACGTTCCTAGGCACTTTCCAGGCCACGTCGACCCGACGGGCGCTGTTGCTGACCGCGCTCGGCGGCCTGTTGATCGCCGGTGTCGTCACCGCTTTGCCGATCGGCTACAACAACCGGCTCGCCGGGTACGCCGGCTCGGACCCGTTGTCGGGAGCAAAGGGCACAGCAGCCTTCGCCAACGCCAAATCCGGTAGCTGCCTGACGTGGCCGGACAAGAGTCCGGACGCGGCCACCATCGTGGACTGCAAGGGCGACCACAAGTTCGAGGTCGCCGAATCGGTCGACATGCGCACCTACCCCGGGACCGAGTACGGGCCGAACGCCGCGCCGCCGAGCGCCGCGCGGATTCAGCAGATCAGCCTCGAGCAGTGCCAGCCGGCCGTCGAGCGCTACCTCGGCACCAAGTTCGACCCGAACAGCAAGTTCTCGGTAAGCATGCTGTGGTCCGGTGACAAGGCGTGGAAGCAGGACGGCGAGCGGCGCATGCTCTGCGGTCTGCAGCTGCCGGGGACCGACAACCAGCAGACTGCCTTCAAGGGTCGGGTGGCCGAGATCGACCAGTCCAAGGTCTGGCCTGCCGGCACCTGCCTCGGCATCGATCCGCCCACCAACCAGCCGAATGACATCCCGGTCGACTGCGGCGCCCCGCACGCCATGGAGGTCACCGGTGCGGTGAACCTGGCGGAGAAGTTCTCCGGCGGGCTGCCCTCGGATGCCGAGCAGGACGCCTACATCAAGGATTCCTGCACTCGGATGACCGACGCCTACCTCGCGCCGCTGCAGCTGCGGTCGACCACGCTGACCCTCATCTACAGCACGATCGCGCTGCCCAGCTGGACCGCGGGCAGTCACCAGGTGGCTTGCAGCATCGGCGCCACCCTGGGCAACGGCGGCTGGGCGACCCTGATCAATCCCGCCAAGGGGGCTCTGCTGATCAACGGCATGCCCCCCATCCCACCGCCGGATATCCCGCAGGAGCGGCTGAGCCTTCCGTCGATCCCGCTGATGCCGGACGTTCCGACGACGCAGTACTCGCCGTCGACCACCGACAGCAGTAGCAGCGGGTCGAGCCAGTCCACCCAGTCGACCCAGACCCAGCACCTGCCGCAGCAGCAGACCCAGGCGCCCACGTCGACTGCGGCACCCACCACGGCCGCCGCGGTGCCGCCGCCGACCGACGGCAACGTGGTCAACGGGGAGCCGGTGCCCGCTGGCCCGCCGGCGCCGGCGCCGGGTGCGCCGCCGATGGACGGGCCCCCGCCGGCCGCTGGTCCGCCGCCCGGGCCGGCCGACGCCCCCGTTCCGCCGCCGGCCTAG
- a CDS encoding TMEM165/GDT1 family protein: protein MLAALILSFAVIFVAELGDKSQLMAMTFALRHRWWVVLSGITVATTAVHLISVAVGHYLGAALPTHLLGILAGVAFVLFGLWTLRGDSLSDDEASKAQRNSAPAFFAVTSAFLLAELGDKTMLATITLAADHDWVGVWIGSTIGMVAADALAIMVGALAGKHLPERFIQVAAAALFLVFGLSMLIEGAFPAASSVVVGAVSLATVVLGAAILRMLPARLRPAALRPAPEGAELPGESAEAASSVVGGERGRGSAPQSSGDPT from the coding sequence GTGCTCGCCGCGCTGATCCTGAGTTTCGCCGTCATCTTCGTCGCCGAGTTGGGCGATAAGTCACAGCTGATGGCGATGACGTTCGCTCTCCGCCATCGCTGGTGGGTCGTCTTGAGCGGCATCACCGTCGCCACCACCGCGGTGCACCTCATCTCGGTCGCCGTCGGCCACTACCTCGGCGCGGCGCTGCCGACGCACCTGTTGGGCATCCTCGCCGGCGTCGCCTTCGTCTTGTTCGGCCTGTGGACCCTGCGTGGCGACTCATTGTCCGACGACGAGGCCAGCAAGGCCCAGCGCAACAGCGCACCGGCCTTCTTCGCCGTGACCTCGGCATTTCTCCTGGCTGAGCTGGGCGACAAAACGATGCTCGCGACGATCACCCTGGCCGCCGACCATGACTGGGTCGGCGTCTGGATCGGGTCGACCATCGGCATGGTGGCCGCCGATGCACTGGCCATCATGGTGGGCGCACTGGCTGGCAAGCATCTCCCGGAACGGTTCATCCAGGTGGCCGCCGCGGCACTGTTCCTCGTGTTCGGGCTATCGATGCTGATCGAAGGCGCCTTCCCAGCCGCGTCCAGCGTTGTCGTCGGCGCAGTCTCGCTCGCGACGGTGGTGCTGGGCGCAGCCATCCTGCGGATGCTGCCGGCCCGCCTGCGACCCGCCGCCCTGCGTCCCGCTCCCGAGGGCGCCGAACTGCCCGGCGAATCTGCCGAGGCTGCGTCGTCGGTGGTCGGCGGCGAGCGCGGCCGAGGATCGGCGCCGCAATCATCCGGTGACCCGACATAA
- a CDS encoding zinc ribbon domain-containing protein — translation MSSPENGIDDVPKMECSVCQIDVPAGAFCGYCGAHATDEHRRGPRWLARLRGDTFGASPGESVLLPAIASSLFPHLPQRSRTPFRVGLALILLGLVVFAVVKMPAALITVAALGLPLLFVLYLAESAVYRDMSPWSLALAGTLGAALGVGWTLLTGQMVARAYGVPMAAGMAIHHLVREGIIIPAGGMVLMLVPIVLVRLLRPNSRESLDGFVVGALTALTFAAGATLTRLAPQFATGLLARSRPIKGLIVEALLCGVTIPLTAAAAGGMIGIALWFKGQNSNPHERPSRIRALLFVLAIVVVLIHVGVAVTDIMGMPQLRMLTVHLVMTAVVLVLLRIGLQLALIHEAHDPIEQDEPILCIHCQHVVPDMAFCPACGVATRASSRASRHERRELRPVRQVAAEGS, via the coding sequence ATGAGTTCGCCGGAGAACGGGATCGATGACGTCCCGAAGATGGAGTGTTCGGTCTGTCAGATCGACGTCCCGGCCGGAGCGTTCTGCGGCTACTGCGGTGCCCACGCCACCGACGAACACCGGCGGGGGCCGCGCTGGTTGGCCCGGTTGCGCGGCGACACCTTCGGCGCGTCGCCCGGCGAAAGCGTGTTGCTGCCAGCGATCGCCAGCTCGCTGTTCCCTCATTTGCCACAGCGCTCGCGCACGCCGTTCCGGGTAGGGCTGGCTCTCATCCTGCTCGGCCTCGTCGTCTTCGCCGTCGTCAAGATGCCGGCCGCGCTGATCACGGTCGCGGCGCTCGGCCTGCCGCTGTTGTTCGTGCTGTATCTCGCCGAATCGGCGGTCTATCGCGACATGTCGCCATGGTCTTTGGCGCTGGCCGGCACGCTGGGCGCGGCACTCGGTGTGGGCTGGACGCTGTTGACCGGCCAGATGGTCGCCCGCGCCTACGGCGTCCCGATGGCCGCAGGCATGGCCATTCACCACCTCGTGCGTGAAGGCATCATCATTCCCGCCGGCGGAATGGTGCTGATGCTGGTGCCCATCGTTCTCGTGCGCCTGCTGCGACCAAACTCACGAGAATCGTTGGACGGCTTCGTGGTTGGTGCGCTGACGGCATTGACCTTCGCCGCCGGCGCGACTCTGACCCGGCTGGCTCCGCAGTTCGCCACCGGGCTCTTGGCGCGCAGCCGGCCAATCAAGGGGCTCATCGTCGAAGCTCTGCTGTGCGGGGTGACGATTCCACTCACCGCCGCGGCGGCCGGTGGCATGATCGGTATCGCCTTGTGGTTCAAGGGCCAGAACTCCAACCCCCACGAGCGCCCGAGCCGGATCCGTGCCCTGCTTTTCGTCCTGGCCATCGTGGTCGTGCTCATCCACGTCGGGGTAGCGGTCACCGACATCATGGGGATGCCGCAACTCCGGATGCTCACGGTTCACCTCGTCATGACGGCGGTGGTGTTGGTGCTGCTGCGAATCGGGTTGCAGCTGGCGCTGATTCATGAGGCTCACGATCCGATCGAGCAAGACGAGCCGATACTGTGCATCCACTGTCAGCACGTGGTGCCCGACATGGCCTTCTGTCCGGCGTGTGGCGTGGCGACCAGGGCGTCGTCGCGTGCGTCGCGACATGAGCGGCGCGAGCTGCGCCCGGTGCGGCAGGTCGCCGCGGAGGGGTCGTGA
- a CDS encoding histidine phosphatase family protein, producing MSGRLILLRHGQSHGNVERRLDTRPPGADLTDLGRQQARDFALSRSRRPGLLVHSVARRAAQTAEEIAAQLRLSAEEFPGIHEVQAGELEDRNDDEAIAEFNAIYQRWHQGELNVPMPGGESADDVLERYLPTITDLRLRYLDNHAWTDDIVVVSHGAAIRLIAATLAGVESSFVLDHHLANTESVILSPITDGRWSCVQWGSLSPPFYPEPDAHPVQDALESVDPMG from the coding sequence ATGAGCGGACGGCTGATCCTGCTGCGTCACGGGCAGTCGCACGGCAACGTCGAGCGGCGCCTCGACACCCGTCCGCCCGGAGCGGACCTGACGGACCTCGGCCGGCAGCAGGCGCGCGACTTCGCGCTGTCCCGCAGTCGCCGACCGGGGCTGCTGGTGCACTCGGTCGCCCGGCGTGCCGCCCAGACCGCCGAAGAGATCGCCGCCCAACTGCGGTTGTCGGCAGAGGAGTTCCCGGGCATCCACGAGGTGCAGGCCGGCGAACTGGAAGACCGCAACGACGACGAGGCGATCGCGGAGTTCAATGCGATCTACCAGCGTTGGCACCAGGGCGAATTGAACGTCCCCATGCCCGGCGGTGAAAGTGCCGACGACGTGCTGGAGCGCTATCTACCGACGATCACCGATCTGCGGCTGCGCTACCTGGACAACCATGCCTGGACCGATGACATCGTGGTGGTCAGCCACGGCGCCGCGATCCGGTTGATCGCGGCCACCCTCGCGGGGGTGGAGAGCAGTTTCGTCCTCGACCACCATCTGGCCAACACCGAGTCGGTGATCCTGTCGCCGATCACCGACGGCCGGTGGAGCTGTGTGCAGTGGGGATCGCTCAGCCCGCCGTTCTACCCCGAACCTGATGCGCATCCGGTCCAGGACGCACTGGAATCCGTCGACCCGATGGGGTGA
- a CDS encoding metallopeptidase family protein, translated as MPVRMEPARFEELVGDALDLIPPGLAKAIDNVVIMVEDHHPDDPELLGLYEGIALTERDSSYAGSLPDTVTIYRAPLLDMCDTEADVVEEVAITVIHEIAHHFGIDDDRLHELGWG; from the coding sequence GTGCCCGTCCGGATGGAGCCGGCGCGGTTCGAGGAATTGGTCGGCGACGCGCTGGATTTGATTCCGCCCGGGCTGGCCAAGGCGATCGACAACGTCGTGATCATGGTCGAGGATCACCACCCGGACGATCCAGAGCTGCTGGGCCTCTACGAGGGAATCGCCCTCACCGAGCGTGATTCGAGCTATGCCGGATCACTTCCCGATACCGTCACGATCTATCGGGCGCCGCTGCTCGACATGTGCGACACCGAAGCAGACGTAGTCGAGGAGGTCGCGATCACCGTAATCCACGAGATCGCACACCATTTCGGCATCGATGACGACCGGCTGCACGAATTAGGTTGGGGCTGA
- a CDS encoding LCP family protein — MPRSAPPRREPSQVIRRDPTHRPPPPPPSPPAPPRQPPPRQAPPPPPPPRRPPPPPPAVRPSVPPPPVAAAPKRKRRWGRRFFVTLVIVVLLVAGGLVGGAIWIDTSLHRTAVFDYSGRPAAGTGTTWLLVGSDSRAGLTPEQQAELTTGGDLGNGRTDTILVVHIPGLGSGAPTTMVSLPRDSYVNIPGHGKDKINAAFAEGGAPLLAQTVENATGLHLDHYAEVGFDGFAVVVDALGGVDVCPADPIDDPLAGINIAAGCQTLDGRTALGYVRTRATPRADLDRMIHQREFMAAVMHRASSPLVWVNPWRWYAVPRAAVGSLTVDTDDHVWDLARLGWALHGSTTAITVPIGEFTGSDSGSVVVWDSDAADQLFQALRTDSAIPQSVLDAQP; from the coding sequence ATACCGCGTTCCGCGCCGCCCCGGCGTGAGCCGTCACAGGTGATTCGTCGCGACCCCACCCACCGGCCGCCACCACCACCCCCATCACCGCCTGCTCCGCCCCGTCAGCCCCCGCCGCGCCAGGCTCCGCCACCGCCGCCACCACCGCGGCGGCCACCCCCACCACCACCCGCGGTCCGACCATCCGTTCCGCCGCCGCCCGTCGCCGCCGCGCCTAAACGCAAAAGGCGTTGGGGCCGAAGGTTTTTCGTCACGCTGGTCATCGTTGTCCTGCTGGTGGCGGGCGGGCTGGTCGGGGGCGCCATCTGGATCGACACCTCGCTGCACCGAACCGCGGTCTTCGACTACTCCGGCCGTCCGGCGGCAGGCACGGGCACCACCTGGCTGCTCGTCGGGTCCGACAGCAGGGCCGGACTGACCCCCGAGCAGCAGGCCGAGCTGACCACCGGCGGCGACCTCGGCAACGGCCGGACCGACACCATCCTGGTGGTCCACATCCCGGGCTTGGGTTCCGGAGCCCCGACCACGATGGTCTCGCTGCCGCGCGATTCTTACGTGAACATCCCGGGCCACGGCAAGGACAAGATCAACGCCGCCTTCGCCGAGGGTGGCGCGCCACTGCTGGCTCAGACCGTCGAGAACGCGACCGGTCTGCACCTCGACCACTACGCCGAAGTGGGTTTCGACGGCTTCGCGGTGGTGGTCGATGCCCTCGGTGGTGTCGACGTGTGCCCGGCCGATCCGATTGACGACCCACTGGCCGGCATCAACATTGCCGCGGGCTGCCAGACCCTCGACGGGCGCACCGCACTGGGCTACGTGCGCACCCGCGCGACGCCGCGCGCTGACCTCGACCGCATGATCCATCAGCGAGAGTTCATGGCCGCGGTCATGCACCGGGCGAGCAGTCCGCTGGTGTGGGTCAACCCGTGGCGGTGGTACGCGGTGCCACGCGCTGCGGTCGGATCACTGACCGTCGACACCGATGACCACGTCTGGGACCTGGCTCGGCTGGGCTGGGCGCTGCACGGCTCGACCACCGCGATCACGGTGCCGATCGGGGAGTTCACCGGCAGCGACTCCGGTTCGGTGGTGGTGTGGGATTCCGACGCCGCGGACCAACTGTTCCAGGCACTTCGCACCGACTCCGCCATTCCGCAGTCGGTGCTCGACGCGCAGCCCTAA
- a CDS encoding S53 family peptidase produces MLTAAVVLVVDLHRSPAPADSGAISGPYASLLASSVDLGPARTDHVQLTAALRDDSRPDLLMGWAVQQGLSVRWRPGDRWAILEGAPDAVSGAFDVDVHDYRGKRGQVFYASPQQPSVPQALDVEVAGLGRILGYTPHRESKTWMLPLEVPDQGLSPSALLRTYNAMPLHDKGYRGKGTTVVVFAFDGFDQADLDTFATTFNLPKFTPDVVGGMPPARRGEATMDLEAVHAIAPDAKKVLVNARSTVEGDGSYEKIAKLMEDTERTYPGAVWSFSIGWGCDKLITAADLVPVRAALSAAHRSGTTAYDASGDLAGLDCKGGDEWSAPPSDNDVGLDAVASMPEMTDVGGTTVSTDAKGDWLAEQSWFDPPLSQGTGGGVSALFERPEWQQNLTAPKGDGKRLTPDIAAVADPFTGVQIVFNQQVIVGGGTSLAAPIWAGLTALMNQFVVDKGGSLIGNINPVLYTIAEGTPLPAFRDVVLGGNAVANAGPGYDLVTGLGTPNVENLAQNILVTQKVVG; encoded by the coding sequence ATGCTGACCGCTGCCGTCGTGCTGGTCGTTGATCTGCACCGTTCGCCGGCGCCCGCCGACAGTGGTGCGATCAGCGGCCCGTACGCGTCTTTGCTTGCCAGCTCCGTCGACCTCGGCCCGGCGCGCACCGATCACGTTCAGCTGACTGCCGCACTGCGTGACGACTCTCGCCCGGACCTTCTCATGGGATGGGCTGTCCAACAAGGCCTTTCAGTGCGATGGCGTCCCGGCGACCGCTGGGCGATCCTGGAAGGCGCGCCCGACGCGGTGTCCGGTGCTTTCGATGTGGACGTTCACGACTACCGCGGTAAGCGCGGCCAGGTGTTCTACGCCTCGCCCCAACAGCCATCGGTTCCGCAGGCCCTCGATGTGGAGGTGGCCGGCCTCGGCCGGATCCTCGGCTACACGCCGCACCGCGAATCCAAAACCTGGATGCTGCCGCTCGAGGTGCCGGATCAAGGGCTGAGCCCCAGCGCGCTCTTACGCACCTACAACGCGATGCCATTGCACGACAAGGGGTATAGGGGCAAGGGCACGACGGTCGTCGTCTTCGCATTCGACGGGTTCGATCAGGCCGACCTCGACACCTTCGCGACGACCTTCAATTTGCCGAAGTTCACCCCGGACGTGGTGGGCGGCATGCCACCCGCGCGCCGCGGCGAGGCGACGATGGACCTCGAGGCGGTCCACGCGATCGCCCCCGACGCCAAGAAGGTGCTCGTCAACGCGCGGTCCACGGTCGAGGGCGACGGGTCCTACGAGAAGATCGCCAAACTGATGGAAGACACCGAACGCACGTATCCGGGCGCGGTGTGGAGCTTCTCGATCGGCTGGGGCTGCGACAAGCTCATCACCGCCGCCGACCTGGTGCCGGTGCGCGCGGCGCTGTCGGCTGCGCACCGGTCGGGCACCACGGCGTACGACGCGAGCGGCGACTTGGCCGGACTCGACTGCAAGGGCGGCGACGAATGGTCAGCCCCGCCGAGCGACAACGATGTCGGGCTGGACGCGGTGGCCTCGATGCCGGAGATGACCGACGTCGGCGGCACGACGGTGTCCACCGACGCCAAGGGCGACTGGCTGGCCGAGCAGTCCTGGTTCGACCCGCCGCTGTCCCAGGGCACCGGCGGGGGAGTGTCGGCCCTCTTCGAACGTCCCGAGTGGCAGCAGAACCTCACCGCCCCCAAGGGTGACGGGAAGCGGTTGACCCCCGATATCGCGGCCGTCGCCGACCCCTTCACCGGTGTGCAGATCGTGTTCAACCAGCAGGTCATCGTCGGTGGTGGCACGTCGCTGGCGGCGCCCATCTGGGCCGGGCTGACCGCGTTGATGAACCAGTTCGTGGTCGACAAGGGTGGCTCACTGATCGGCAACATCAACCCGGTGCTGTACACCATCGCCGAGGGCACACCGCTGCCCGCGTTTCGGGACGTCGTTCTGGGCGGCAACGCCGTGGCCAACGCCGGGCCCGGATACGACCTGGTGACCGGCCTGGGTACTCCGAATGTCGAGAACCTCGCGCAGAATATTCTCGTGACTCAGAAGGTGGTCGGATGA
- the pheA gene encoding prephenate dehydratase, whose amino-acid sequence MARIAYLGPEGTFTEAALLKMCAAGVIPGDGGTQPEPMDSTPAALAAVRDGTADFACVPIENSIEGSVLPTLDSLASGEPLQIYAELTLDVAFSIVVRDDNDGAAVRTVAAFPIAAAQVRRWLAEHLPDAGLVPANSNAAAAQEVAAGRADAGVSTALAAQRYGLATLADGVVDEPNARTRFVLVGRPGPPPARTGADRTSVVLRLANTPGALVSAMTEFSIRDIDLTRIESRPTRIELGTYVFFLDCVGHIDDSAVAEALKALHRRCTDVRYLGSWPTESATGATPPQPDEADRWLMRLKGGPA is encoded by the coding sequence GTGGCCCGCATCGCCTACCTCGGTCCAGAGGGGACGTTCACCGAAGCGGCACTGCTCAAGATGTGCGCTGCCGGAGTGATTCCGGGTGACGGCGGTACGCAGCCCGAGCCGATGGACAGCACTCCGGCGGCGTTGGCGGCCGTTCGGGACGGCACGGCCGATTTCGCATGTGTCCCGATCGAGAACTCCATCGAGGGAAGCGTGTTGCCGACCCTGGACAGCCTGGCCAGCGGCGAACCGCTCCAGATCTACGCCGAGCTGACGCTCGATGTCGCGTTCAGCATCGTCGTGCGCGACGACAACGACGGCGCCGCGGTACGGACCGTCGCCGCGTTTCCCATCGCCGCGGCGCAGGTGCGCCGGTGGCTGGCCGAGCACCTGCCCGACGCAGGACTGGTCCCGGCCAACTCGAATGCCGCTGCCGCTCAGGAGGTTGCCGCCGGTCGCGCCGATGCCGGTGTCAGCACGGCCCTGGCCGCGCAGCGGTACGGACTGGCCACCCTCGCTGACGGCGTGGTCGACGAGCCCAACGCCAGGACCCGGTTCGTCCTGGTCGGCCGGCCCGGGCCGCCGCCGGCGCGTACTGGCGCCGACCGCACCTCAGTGGTGCTGCGACTCGCCAACACCCCCGGTGCGCTGGTGTCGGCGATGACCGAGTTCAGCATCCGTGACATCGACCTGACTCGCATCGAATCCCGGCCCACCCGAATCGAATTGGGCACGTACGTGTTCTTCCTGGACTGCGTCGGCCACATCGACGACTCCGCGGTGGCCGAGGCGCTCAAGGCCTTGCATCGCCGCTGCACCGATGTGCGGTATCTGGGTTCGTGGCCGACGGAATCGGCGACCGGTGCGACGCCGCCGCAACCCGATGAGGCCGACCGCTGGCTGATGCGACTCAAAGGCGGCCCGGCATGA
- a CDS encoding CPBP family intramembrane glutamic endopeptidase: MTASRDDFLATDRRGLRIEIGVMLAVTFGVSAVTAVLQLIDGVLSGLAGRRVRLNPNLSRYDLVNLGLNLASVAQLVAWGALGLYLLWRSGTSPTRLGLGRIRWRADVLGGLGLAALIGIPGLLLYLAARWLGMNADVEPSALHDSWWRIPVLIFSAFANGFAEEVVVVGYLITRLKQLGLTQNRAILASSLLRGLYHLYQGFGAGLGNLAMGLVFGYAWCRTGRLWPLVIAHGVIDTVAFVGYVALAGHLGWLT, translated from the coding sequence GTGACCGCGTCCCGCGACGATTTCCTCGCCACCGACCGCCGCGGACTGCGCATCGAAATCGGCGTGATGCTCGCGGTCACCTTCGGTGTCAGCGCCGTGACCGCCGTCCTGCAGCTCATCGACGGGGTGCTCTCCGGACTGGCCGGCCGTCGAGTTCGGTTGAACCCCAACCTGTCTCGCTACGACCTGGTCAACCTCGGCCTGAACCTCGCCTCGGTGGCCCAGCTGGTGGCCTGGGGCGCCCTCGGCCTGTATCTGTTGTGGCGCAGCGGAACCAGCCCCACCCGACTCGGGCTCGGCCGGATACGGTGGCGCGCCGACGTGCTGGGCGGTCTGGGGTTGGCTGCTCTGATCGGGATTCCCGGCCTGCTGCTGTATCTGGCGGCACGCTGGCTGGGCATGAACGCCGACGTCGAACCCTCGGCGCTGCATGACAGTTGGTGGCGCATCCCGGTGCTGATCTTCTCCGCATTCGCCAACGGCTTCGCCGAGGAAGTAGTGGTCGTGGGTTACCTGATCACCCGGTTGAAGCAGCTGGGGCTGACGCAGAATCGGGCGATCCTGGCGTCCAGCCTGCTGCGTGGGCTGTACCACCTCTATCAGGGCTTCGGAGCGGGGCTGGGCAACCTCGCGATGGGCCTGGTGTTCGGGTACGCCTGGTGCCGAACCGGACGGTTGTGGCCGCTGGTGATCGCCCACGGCGTCATCGACACCGTTGCATTCGTGGGTTACGTCGCACTCGCCGGTCATCTTGGCTGGCTCACGTGA
- a CDS encoding DUF4328 domain-containing protein, whose product MIQVCSQCGTRWNVRDRQRAWCPRCNGALMAPTGPPDSRWSPGATTHPPTRPPAQQGAATRLPSGFRWIAVRPGPPPPPRRPRRHLGPTPRYAYIPRWGLGDHLPPVSPEDEARAKEGPALVTVRAALLSAIAIFGVAAAIHIVRYVLLLINRTTLLPPLVAGAALWLGVLASLAAIVSVILTATVVTWWLITRRAAVYAHLGQDDPRPAWALWAGCLVPVVNLVWAPVYVVELAHAEQSQHRLRGPIAAWWIAWVLSTAVSIFAIATSFTTKPQGVADNTVAVIIAYLLGAAVLVLLWQVFNAFVRKPVERPLHRWVIVGQDEPKPDQPRPAESETPPAVEPDQREPAA is encoded by the coding sequence GTGATTCAGGTGTGCTCCCAATGCGGGACACGGTGGAACGTGCGCGACCGGCAGCGCGCCTGGTGCCCCCGTTGCAATGGCGCACTGATGGCACCGACCGGTCCGCCGGACTCACGCTGGAGTCCCGGCGCCACCACGCACCCACCTACTCGTCCGCCTGCGCAGCAGGGAGCCGCTACGCGGTTGCCGTCTGGATTCCGGTGGATCGCGGTCCGGCCGGGCCCGCCGCCGCCGCCGCGCCGTCCGCGTCGTCATCTCGGCCCGACACCCCGCTATGCCTATATCCCGCGTTGGGGCCTCGGCGACCACCTCCCGCCCGTGTCGCCGGAAGACGAGGCACGGGCGAAAGAGGGCCCGGCGCTCGTCACCGTCCGGGCCGCGCTGTTGTCGGCGATCGCGATTTTCGGCGTCGCCGCGGCGATCCACATCGTTCGTTACGTGTTGCTGCTGATCAATCGGACCACTCTGCTGCCGCCGCTGGTTGCCGGCGCGGCGCTCTGGCTCGGCGTGTTGGCCAGTCTGGCCGCCATCGTGTCGGTGATCTTGACTGCCACCGTCGTGACCTGGTGGCTGATCACGCGCCGAGCGGCGGTCTATGCGCACCTGGGGCAGGACGACCCGCGGCCGGCCTGGGCGCTGTGGGCCGGCTGCCTCGTGCCCGTCGTCAACCTGGTCTGGGCGCCGGTGTATGTCGTCGAACTCGCCCATGCCGAGCAGTCGCAGCACCGCCTGCGCGGACCGATCGCCGCCTGGTGGATCGCCTGGGTGCTGTCGACCGCGGTCTCGATCTTCGCGATCGCCACCAGCTTCACCACCAAGCCTCAAGGCGTCGCCGACAACACCGTGGCCGTGATCATCGCCTACCTGTTGGGCGCGGCGGTGCTGGTGTTGTTGTGGCAGGTCTTCAATGCTTTCGTGCGCAAGCCGGTGGAACGACCGCTGCACCGGTGGGTGATCGTCGGGCAAGACGAACCCAAGCCGGATCAACCCCGGCCCGCCGAATCCGAAACGCCGCCAGCGGTTGAGCCAGACCAGCGGGAACCGGCAGCATAG
- a CDS encoding glycerophosphodiester phosphodiesterase, with product MDSAGEPHGGHPFVVAHRGASADRPEHTLAAYDLALREGADGVECDVRLTRDGHLVCVHDRRVDRTSTGTGLVSEMTLAELKRLDWGAWHSSARTENPPEGTGLLTLDDLVRLVLDWNRPVKLFIETKHPVRYGGLVESKVLALLHRYGIAAPASADLSRAVVMSFSAAAVWRIRRAAPLLPTVLLGDTSRYLGGGAATTVGATAVGPSIATLREHPELVDRAAAQGRAMYCWTVDHYEDVGYCRDLGVGWIATNHPGRTKTWLENPLAVPGD from the coding sequence ATGGACTCGGCCGGCGAACCGCACGGCGGGCACCCCTTCGTGGTCGCCCACCGCGGCGCTTCGGCCGACCGCCCCGAGCACACCCTGGCCGCCTACGACCTCGCACTGCGGGAAGGCGCCGACGGGGTCGAGTGTGACGTCCGCCTGACGCGCGACGGTCACCTCGTGTGCGTGCACGACCGGCGGGTGGACCGCACGTCGACCGGCACCGGTTTGGTCAGCGAGATGACGCTGGCCGAACTCAAACGGCTCGATTGGGGCGCATGGCACAGCAGCGCCCGCACCGAGAACCCGCCCGAGGGCACCGGGCTGCTCACCCTGGACGACCTGGTCCGCCTGGTTCTGGACTGGAACCGGCCGGTGAAATTGTTCATCGAGACGAAGCACCCGGTCCGGTACGGGGGTTTGGTGGAGAGCAAGGTGCTGGCCCTGCTGCACCGCTACGGCATCGCCGCGCCGGCCTCGGCTGATCTGTCCCGTGCGGTGGTGATGTCATTCTCGGCCGCGGCGGTCTGGCGGATCCGGCGTGCCGCGCCGCTCCTGCCGACGGTGCTGCTCGGAGACACGTCGCGATATCTGGGCGGCGGCGCCGCCACGACCGTCGGGGCCACGGCTGTCGGCCCGTCGATCGCCACACTGCGTGAGCATCCCGAACTCGTCGACCGGGCCGCCGCTCAGGGCCGAGCGATGTACTGCTGGACCGTCGACCACTACGAGGACGTCGGATACTGCCGCGACCTCGGGGTCGGCTGGATCGCCACCAACCATCCGGGACGCACCAAGACCTGGCTGGAGAACCCGCTCGCCGTACCTGGCGATTAG